The Cannabis sativa cultivar Pink pepper isolate KNU-18-1 unplaced genomic scaffold, ASM2916894v1 Contig3, whole genome shotgun sequence genome window below encodes:
- the LOC133033263 gene encoding uncharacterized protein LOC133033263: MATTRSGSKSPSPAKKVSKKSKKAPTVTSKVEPKMGLKKIAKNLVADVPETSGTKKRAPPVKVDAPKTKRAKISKSARDVSSDSDFEDEVHGEDQKPKVESKVHARTSVKVEGFDLPKKNPPKEWDYIYDQKNLFIAKAFSTATFQVIENIKSCLSDVQLEMFSKTCFGHFLNLPDFKVQPQVFHGLLLGRFGNLMMPSSDIGQLRPLSLRNHRECFTTKSWGDSDEDAVKLAVLYFVEWFLLSGTKHKNVPKSILDVVDSGRYNEFAWGRSSFELTISSLKGKLDSWVEGVRKARSSGKRPSVFYTLIGCPHVLQVWFYECCKYMKGKYCQKESSRIPRITQWTCNSQPTFKVLKTTIFDVSKDKLQLSNMRPTAGEFKALKLSSFKFDTDYNSYKSLPVPEEPTVAQSDISVKLDAFSEKFHGLEVKIDSLHTSQQKISSDLVELKEFVSAQFVSFGAQMASMQTQFSTVFSDSYAKVF; encoded by the exons ATGGCAACCACTAGAAGTGGTTCGAAATCACCATCTCCGGCGAAGAAAGTTTCTAAAAAATCGAAGAAGGCTCCAACTGTTACTTCCAAAGTCGAACCTAAGATggggttaaaaaaaattgctaaaaattTAGTGGCTGATGTTCCAGAGACATCGGGCACTAAGAAAAGAGCCCCTCCTGTTAAAGTAGATGCTCCTAAGACTAAGAGAGCAAAAATTTCCAAGTCTGCACGCGAT GTTTCCTCAGATTCTGATTTTGAGGATGAAGTGCATGGTGAGGACCAAAAGCCCAAAGTTGAATCAAAG GTCCATGCTAGGACCTCAGTGAAGGTTGAAGGATTTGACCTACCAAAGAAAAATCCCCCTAAG GAATGGGATTATATTTATGACCAGAAGAATCTATTCATTGCTAAAGCCTTTTCCACTGCTACTTTCCAGGTGATAGAGAACATTAAGTCTTGTCTTTCAGATGTACAGCTTGAAATGTTTTCAAAAACCTGTTTTGGTCATTTCCTTAACCTTCCCGATTTTAAAGTTCAACCCCAAGTGTTTCATGGGTTGTTGCTCGGGAGGTTCGGCAACCTAATGATGCCGAGTTCAG ATATTGGCCAACTTCGTCCTCTATCACTAAGGAATCATAGGGAatgttttaccaccaagagtTGGGGTGATTCTGATGAGGATGCTGTGAAGTTGGCAGTTTTGTATTTCGTGGAGTGGTTCTTGCTTAGTGGCACTAAGCATAAAAATGTACCCAAGTCTATTTTAGATGTTGTAGATAGTGGGAGGTACAATGAATTTGCTTGGGGCCGGAGTTCTTTTGAATTGACTATTTCCTCATTGAAGGGTAAGCTTGATAGTTGGGTTGAGGGGGTTAGGAAGGCAAGGAGTTCGGGAAAGAGGCCGAGTGTTTTTTACACTTTGATTGGTTGTCCTCATGTTCTTCAAGTTTGGTTCTACGAGTGTTGTAAGTACATGAAAGGTAAGTACTGCCAAAAGGAAAGCTCTCGTATTCCAAGGATCACTCAGTGGACATGCAATAGTCAACCTACTTTCAAAGTTTTGAAGACTACTATCTTTGATGTTTCCAAAGATAAG CTGCAACTTTCAAATATGAGGCCCACGGCtggtgagttcaaagctttgaaactGAGCAGTTTCAAGTTCGACACCGACTACAACTCTTACAAGAGTCTTCCTGTTCCCGAAGAGCCAACTGTTGCTCAGAGTGACATTTCTGTCAAGCTTGATGCCTTTTCTGAGAAATTTCATGGGTTGGAGGTCAAGATCGATTCGTTGCATACTTCCCAACAGAAGATTTCatctgatttggttgagttgaaAGAGTTTGTGTCTGCACAGTTTGTTTCTTTTGGTGCTCAGATGGCTTCAATGCAGACACAGTTTTCTACTGTTTTTTCCGATTCCTATGCCAAGGTATTTTAG
- the LOC115713633 gene encoding protein transport protein SEC23 A, whose protein sequence is MANPPQPNVGYSNNPSYSSESSTSLSEKTPIPPPLISPKFPPPTFQQDQTAISPSIRSPPNVLSSSNGVKSGSPISHLSTPPGPPVFTSPVRPAAVPFRASPVTPQPLAFSSGSSIPTSSPPQFSNGLVDFPHQGVPEDSAHVGEAPFVLFSAHKVLKQKKQANVPSLGFGALISPGKEISPGPQIIQRDPHRCQSCGAYANIYCSVLLGSGQWQCIICRKLNGSEGEYIAPSKEDLLNFPELASTMVDYVQTGNKRPGFVPVSDSRTSAPIVLVIDECLDEPHLQHLQSSLHAFVDSLPPTTRIGIVLYGRTVSVYDFSEELVASADVLPGEKSPSQESLKGLIYGTGIYLSPMHASLPVAHAIFSSLRPYKLNVAEASRDRCLGTAVEVALAIIQGPSAEISRGVIKRSGGNSRIIVCAGGPNTYGPGSVPHSFSHPNYPHMEKLALKWMENLGQEAHRHNTVVDILCAGTCPVRIPVLQPLAKASGGVLVLHDDFGEAFGVNLQRAATRAAGSHGLLEIRCSDDILITQVVGPGEEAHVDTHETFKNDTSLCIQMLSVEETQSFSLSMETKGDIKSDYVFFQFAIQYSNVYQADISRVITVRLPVVTSVSAYLQSVQDEVAAVLIAKRTLLRAKNYSDAIDMRKTIDERIKDIALKFGSQVPKSKLYRFSKEISLLPELLFHLRRGPLLGSIVGHEDERSVLRNLFLNASFDLSLRMIAPRCLVHREGGTFEELPAYDLAMQSDAAVVLDHGTDVFIWLGAELAADEGKSAAALAACRTLAEELTEQRFPAPRILAFKEGSSQARYFVSRLIPAHRDPPYEQEARFPQLRSLTIEQRTKLKSSFIHFDDPSLCEWLRSLKVVPPEPS, encoded by the exons ATGGCTAATCCACCACAGCCTAATGTTGGATACTCTAACAACCCCTCTTACTCCTCCGAGTCATCGACGTCTCTGTCTGAGAAAACCCCCATTCCTCCTCCTTTAATTTCTCCCAAGTTTCCTCCGCCTACATTCCAACAAGATCAAACTGCTATTTCACCTTCAATTAGATCACCACCAAATGTACTATCCTCTTCCAATGGGGTGAAATCCGGCAGCCCAATTTCTCACCTGAGCACTCCTCCTGGACCTCCTGTTTTTACTTCACCTGTACGCCCTGCTGCTGTGCCTTTTCGGGCATCGCCGGTAACTCCTCAGCCGCTTGCTTTCTCTTCCGGATCATCTATCCCAACATCCTCTCCTCCCCAGTTCTCAAATGGATTGGTTGATTTCCCGCACCAAGGTGTTCCAGAAGACTCAGCTCATGTTGGGGAAGCCCCATTTGTCTTATTCTCAGCACATAAG GTATTGAAACAAAAGAAACAAGCAAAtgttccaagtttgggttttggGGCATTGATATCTCCTGGAAAGGAGATTTCACCTGGTCCTCAAATAATACAACGTGATCCACATCGCTGCCAGAGTTGTGGAGCTTATGCAAATATCTATTGCAGTGTACTACTTGGTTCAGGCCAGTGGCAGTGTATAATATGCAGGAAACTGAATGGAAGTGAGGGTGAATACATAGCTCCTAGCAAAGAAGATCTACTTAATTTTCCTGAATTGGCTTCTACTATGGTTGATTATGTTCAAACTGGGAACAAAAGACCTGGTTTTGTTCCGGTTTCTGATTCAAGAACCTCAGCACCTATTGTTCTTGTCATAGATGAATGCTTAGATGAACCACACCTACAACATCTACAGAGTTCTTTGCATGCGTTTGTTGATTCACTTCCCCCAACAACAAGAATAGGGATAGTGTTGTATGGTCGAACAGTATCAGTTTATGACTTTTCAGAAGAATTAGTTGCATCTGCTGATGTGCTTCCTGGTGAAAAATCACCAAGCCAGGAATCATTGAAGGGATTGATTTATGGCACAGGAATTTATTTATCACCAATGCATGCTTCGCTGCCTGTTGCACATGCTATATTCTCATCACTTAGGCCTTATAAACTGAACGTTGCTGAGGCCTCTAGAGACCGTTGTCTGGGAACAGCTGTGGAGGTTGCTCTTGCTATAATTCAGGGACCGTCTGCAGAAATATCTCGGGGGGTAATAAAAAGGTCTGGAGGTAATAGTAGGATTATTGTCTGTGCTGGTGGACCTAATACATATGGCCCTGGATCTGTTCCTCATTCCTTCAGTCACCCAAATTATCCTCATATGGAGAAGTTGGCTTTGAAATGGATGGAAAATTTAGGTCAAGAGGCTCATAGGCACAATACAGTTGTGGACATTCTATGTGCTGGTACGTGTCCTGTTAGGATTCCTGTTTTACAGCCGCTAGCAAAAGCGTCTGGAGGTGTTTTGGTTCTTCATGATGACTTTGGAGAGGCCTTTGGTGTTAATTTGCAAAGAGCGGCTACCAGGGCTGCAGGTTCTCATGGTTTGCTGGAAATTCGCTGTTCTGATGATATTCTTATAACTCAGGTTGTGGGTCCTGGTGAAGAGGCACATGTTGACACTCATGAAACTTTCAAGAATGATACTTCTCTTTGTATACAAATGCTTAGTGTTGAAGAAACACAGAGCTTTTCACTCTCTATGGAAACCAAAGGAGATATTAAGAGTGATTATGTGTTTTTTCAGTTTGCAATTCAGTATTCAAATGTGTATCAAGCTGACatatcaagagtaattactGTTAGATTGCCAGTTGTTACAAGTGTTTCCGCATATCTCCAGAGTGTTCAAGATGAAGTAGCGGCAGTCCTTATTGCCAAGAGGACCCTTCTCAGAGCAAAAAACTATTCTGATGCAATTGACATGCGAAAAACAATAGATGAAAGAATTAAAGACATTGCCCTGAAATTTGGGTCTCAAGTACCAAAATCAAAACTCTATCGTTTCTCCAAGGAGATCTCTTTATTACCAGAGCTCCTATTTCATCTTAGACGAGGACCCCTTTTAGGAAGCATTGTTGGGCACGAAGATGAGAGGTCTGTATTACGCAACTTATTTTTGAATGCATCCTTTGATCTTTCACTTCGTATGATTGCACCTCGATGTCTAGTGCACCGAGAAGGAGGAACTTTTGAGGAACTACCAGCTTATGACCTTGCTATGCAGTCTGATGCAGCAGTAGTTCTTGACCATGGTACAGATGTCTTTATTTGGTTG GGTGCTGAACTTGCAGCTGATGAAGGGAAAAGTGCAGCTGCTTTGGCAGCTTGCAGGACATTAGCCGAAGAACTAACTGAACAGCGGTTTCCTGCCCCTCGCATCCTTGCATTCAAG GAGGGAAGCTCTCAGGCCAGATACTTTGTTTCTCGTCTCATACCGGCACACAGGGATCCTCCATATGAACAG GAGGCAAGATTCCCGCAGTTACGCTCCTTAACAATAGAGCAGCGGACAAAGCTGAAAAGCAGCTTTATTCATTTTGATGATCCCAGCTTGTGCGAGTGGTTGCGCAGCCTGAAGGTAGTGCCGCCAGAGCCTAGCTAG